The Pelmatolapia mariae isolate MD_Pm_ZW linkage group LG10_11, Pm_UMD_F_2, whole genome shotgun sequence genome includes a region encoding these proteins:
- the rbm42 gene encoding RNA-binding protein 42, whose protein sequence is MALKSGEERLKEMEAEMALFEQEVLGGPVPVSGSPPVMEAVPVALAVPTVPVVRPIIGTNTYRQVQQTLEARAATFVGPPPQAFVGPVPPVRPPPPMMRPAFVPHILQRPGGQRLQMMRGPPVAPPLPRPPPPPPMMLPPSLQGPMPQGPSQPIQPMAAPPQVGDMVSMVSGPPTRQVAPLPVKPTPSIIQAAPTVYVAPPAHVGLKRNEVHAQRQARMEELAARVAEQQAAVMAAGLLSKKESEDSSTVIGPSMPEPEPPQTEHVETTTEDKKKAKTEKVKKCIRTAAGTTWEDQSLLEWESDDFRIFCGDLGNEVNDDILARAFSRYPSFLKAKVVRDKRTGKTKGYGFVSFKDPNDYVRAMREMNGKYVGSRPIKLRKSMWKDRNIEVVRKKQKEKKKLGLR, encoded by the exons ATGGCGCTCAAGTCCGGCGAGGAGCGTCTGAAGGAGATGGAGGCTGAGATGGCGCT CTTTGAGCAGGAGGTTCTCGGTGGGCCAGTACCAGTATCAGGAAGTCCACCTGTCATGGAGGCAGTACCTGTAGCTCTGGCTGTCCCAACAGTTCCAGTGGTGCGACCCATTATAGGAACCAACACCTACAGACAG GTCCAGCAGACATTAGAAGCCAGAGCTGCAACTTTTGTTGGACCTCCACCACAAGCCTTTGTGGGACCAG TTCCTCCAGTAcgtcctcctcctcccatgATGAGACCGGCTTTTGTTCCACATATTCTGCAAAGACCAG GTGGTCAGAGGTTACAGATGATGCGTGGTCCTCCAGTAGCACCTCCTTTGCCAcgacctcctccacctccacccatGATGCTCCCTCCTTCCCTGCAGGGCCCAATGCCTCAGGGACCTTCTCAGCCCATCCAGCCCATGGCTGCTCCACCTCAG GTTGGTGATATGGTTTCGATGGTGTCAGGCCCACCTACACGACAAGTAGCCCCACTTCCTGTCAAACCAACACCATCAATCATCCAGGCAGCACCAACTGTGTACGTTGCTCCTCCTGCCCATGTTGGACTAAAAAGAAATGAAGTTCACGCTCAGAGACAGGCCCGAATG GAAGAACTGGCAGCGCGGGTGGCCGAGCAGCAGGCTGCAGTGATGGCTGCAGGTCTGCTCAGCAAGAAGGAGAGCGAGGACAGCAGCACGGTGATTGGACCTAGCATGCCGGAGCCTGAACCCCCCCAAACTGAG CATGTGGAAACTACtactgaagacaaaaaaaaggcaaaaacagagaagGTGAAGAAGTGTATCCGCACAGCAGCAGGGACGACCTGGGAGGACCAGAGTCTGCTGGAATGGGAATCAG ATGACTTCCGTATTTTCTGCGGTGATCTTGGTAACGAGGTTAATGATGACATACTGGCCAGAGCCTTCAGCAGATACCCATCTTTCCTCAAAGCTAAG gtggtcagagacaaacGGACTGGAAAAACCAAAGGCTACGGTTTTGTGAGCTTCAAAGATCCAAATGACTACGTGAGAGCCATGAGAGAGATGAACG GGAAGTACGTTGGTAGCCGTCCCATCAAACTGAGGAAGAGCATGTGGAAGGACCGCAACATTGAAGTGGTTCgcaagaaacaaaaagagaagaagaaactggGCCTCAGATAG